From the genome of Adhaeribacter pallidiroseus:
GGTCTACGGTCAGGTAAATTTCCTGGGTCATCCGCTCGTTAGGGGAATCAATGGTGGGCATCCAGGCCGAGTTAGCTTCGGTTTCGCCTTGGGTCCAGATTTGTTTCGGTTTGTTAGCTTCGTTGCCCCGCGGATTGATAAAATATAAACCTTTATCGGAAGTGATCGCGGCACTGCCTTTTACTTGTAGGTTATTGGGGTTAGCTACATAATTAATCTGAATTTTATATTCCTGGTTACGGGTATATTGTTTATCGAGCTTTACGGTGAGTTTCAGCTTATCGTATGTGTATTGCAAGTCTTTATTTGTAGTACCGCTTACCAATTTTACGTTTTGAATAGTAAAACCTTTGGCATCCAGTACAGCCGTATTTTGCGGATAAAAGAAAGGCTTTAAAGTTAAAATGGCTTCTCCGATAGCTTGTTGCTTGCTCCAGTCGAAACGAATTTTAAGCTGGGTATGAATTAAGTCGGATAAACGGGTAGTAGTGGGATGATAAGATCCCGGCTTAGATACCCATTCCGGAATACTATCCGACTGCTGTCGAGCAACGGTATCCATTAAGGGGGTTGGTGCAGCAGTAATGGTGTTAGCAGTTGTACTGTTATTTGGTGCTTGAAAAGTTGCCTGATTGGTTTTACATCCTACTCCCCAAAAGATGATCATTATTAAACGAAGCACGCCCCAAAACTTCTCATGCATATTCTTAAATGTTTTAAATTTGCCGGCAATTTCTACATTTACTTCCGGATTTCAATTATATTTGAGCCCCAAAAGAATATCATTACTATGCTACAAGTAAAAACTGCTAACGGAAAAGTATGGCAGGTTGATATTAAAAAAGACGTAATACTTGTAGATAATTCCTCTTTTTCTTGGGATCTGGTGCCCCTTGGTTTAAACCGTTTTCATATTATTTATAACCATCAATCTTTTAACGCTGAGTTAATTAAAGCTGATTACGCTGCTAAAACATTCACAATTAAAGTGAATGGTTTTTTGCACGAATTAGCTTTGCAAGATCGCTTTGATCTGCTTCTGGAAAAAATGGGCATGAGCCAGGTTAATTCCAAGAAAATTAACGAAGTAAAAGCGCCTATGCCGGGTTTAATCCTGGATATAAAAGTATCGGTTGGTCAGGAAGTAAAAAAAGGCGATCCACTGGTAATTTTAGAAGCCATGAAAATGGAAAATATTTTAAAATCGCCGGACGATGGTACAGTAAAGGCTATCAAAGTGGCGGTACGCCAGAACGTAGAAAAGAATCAGGTAATTCTGGAATTTTAAATCATAATTTAGTTTGAAGGGCAAAAGGTTTAAGAGTTAAAACTTACACAATTTTTAAATTTTATCCTTCCGGCACAATCAGATACATAATTATTACCCGACTAATAACTATTACATCGAAAAGTATAACAACATTATTTATATAATCTGTGGTCAGTTGACTATGGACTGTGGACAAAATTCAATAATCAATTATAAACCTATAGCCTACCGGCCATAGACTGTGGACTAAATGAAATACAAACGAATTCTTTTAAAACTAAGTGGTGAAGCGCTCATGGGCGAGCAACAATATGGCATCGACACCAAACGATTGATCCAATATGCGCACGAAATTAAAAGTGCTGCTGAACTAGGTGCCGAGATAGCTGTAGTAATTGGGGGTGGTAACATTTACCGGGGCTCCCAAGCCGAATCCATGGGATTAGATCGGGTACAAGGCGATTATATGGGTATGTTGGCCACCGTAATTAACAGCATGGCGCTGCAAAGTGCGCTCGAAAAAGAAGGCATTACCACCCGTTTACTTTCCGGCATTAACATTCAACAAGTTTGTGAGCCGTACATCCGGCGGCGGGCCATGCGCCACCTTGAAAAAGGCCGGGTTGTAATCTTTGGCGCGGGTATTGGTAGCCCGTACTTTACCACCGACTCAGCGGCAAGTTTGCGGGCCGTAGAAATTGAAGCCGATGTAGTTTTAAAAGGAACCCGGGTAGACGGAATTTACACCGCCGATCCGGAAAAAAACCCGGATGCCGTTCGTTTTACACACCTTACTTTTCAGGATGTTTTTGAAAAAAATCTGAACGTCATGGACATGACAGCTTTTACCCTTTGCAAAGAAAACGACTTACCTATTATTGTCTTCGATATGAATCGGGCTGGTAATTTACGACGTATTTTAGAAGGCGACGATTCGGTGGGAACTCTAGTATCTTCCTGAAAATTTATTATTTGTTGTACTCCCTACATTTTGTAGTTAACCAAAATATTGCTTTTTTACGTACGTTCTGCGTTTAGTTTTTAACGACGCTCATTTTATTCATAACTTAAAAGTATGGAAGAAGAAATTCAGTTTTATCTCAGCGAAGCAGAAGAATCGATGGCAAAAGCTTTGCAGCACACCAGCATTGAATTAAGTAAAATCCGGGCGGGTAAAGCTTCGCCAGCCATGATTGAAGATTTAAAAGTAGATTATTACGGCACGGCCACTCCCATTTCGCAAGTAGCCAATATTAGCACGCCCGATACCCGTACCTTATTAATTAAACCTTGGGAAAAAAATATGCTGGGCGAAATTAACAAAGCGATTAAAAATAGCGATTTGGGACTAAACCCCTTACAAGAAGCCGATGCTGTACGTTTAAATATTCCGGCCTTAACCGAACAACGTCGCCGGGATTTAGTAAAACAAGCGAAAGGTGAAGGCGAAAGCGGCAAAGTACGGGTGCGTAATATTCGCAAAGATGTTAATGAATCACTTCGCAAGCTTTTAAAAGAAGGAGCTGCCGAAGACGCGATTAAAGATGCGGAGGTTAAAGTACAAAAACTGACCGATTCCTACATTGTAAAGGTAGATGATTTACTAAGCAAGAAAGAAACCGAAATAATGACTATTTGATAATTGCTCCAAGCACATACAGCAGAGCCCTTTTGCCAACAGCAAAAGGGCTCTTTGCTTTATGGTTATAAACAAAAATTTAAAAAAATAGATCGCTTACACTATTCAATCCATAACTCTTCTATTAACCCGTCCAAAAACAGCAGATTTTAAAAAATTATATCTTGATTCTTTATTTTTTAAATTTTAGATGATCCCGGAAGGGTTCAAATCCGCTGCAAACAAAAAAAAGAATTAAAACTGGTAAAAACCTTATCTTACCGCAGCAAAGCTTCGTTTATCGTGACATATGATTTACGCAAGAATATAGCCTGTATGGAAGAAATAGAAAACACGCCCCAATTAGTAAAAGATGATGGTTGGCTTAGTCCTTTTGCCCCAGATATAATAGAGCGTCAAAATCAGTTTAATCTAACTTTAGAGCAAATACAGCAGCAATACGGTTCCCTCCGCCATTTTGCAAATCAGCACCAGTATCTCGGTATTAACTACGATGCTAAAAACGAAGGTTGGTGGTACCGCGAATGGGCGCCGGCGGCTAGGCAACTCTTCCTGATTGGTGATTTTAACGATTGGAACCGCCAATCGCACTCTTTGCAGAAGAACGCCCAAGGTATTTGGGAAATTTTTTTACCCGATCAGGAATATGCCAGCCGGTTTGGCCACCAAACAAAAGTAAAAGTACACGTTGATGCTGCCAACGGAAGACTCGATCGAATTCCACCTTATATCCGGCGCGCGGTTCAGGACCCGGTGAGTTATGATTTTGCCGGTCAGGTTTGGTTACCCGAAGAACCGTTTATCTGGACCGACGAAGCTTTTGCTGTCTCCACTATTACCGAACCCGTCATTTATGAATGCCATGTGGGTATGGCGCAGGAAAAAGAAGGCGTAGGTACCTACCGCGAGTTTGCCGACGAAATTTTACCCCGCATTGCCCGGGGTGGTTATAATTGCCTCCAACTTATGGCCGTCATGGAACATCCGTACTACGGTTCGTTTGGCTACCATGTCTCTAACTTTTTTTCACCGACTTCCCGTTTTGGCTCGCCCGAAGATTTAAAATATTTAGTTAACGAAGCACATCAGCTCGGCATGGCCGTTATTATGGATGTAGTCCATTCGCACGCGGTAAAAAATGTGGCCGAAGGTTTAGCTAACTTCGATGGGTCCGATGACCAATATTTTCATTCGGGGCCGCAAGGTTTCCACCCAGGTTGGGATTCCCGGTTATTTAATTATGGCAAACCCGAAGTTCGGCAATTTTTATTATCAAATTTAAAATACTGGCTCGAAGAATTTCACTTCGATGGCTTCCGTTTCGATGGCGTTACTTCTATGCTCTATCTGCATCACGGCGAAGGCGTAGCTTTTGATAATTATAGTAAATATTTCCAGGAAGGCGTAGATAACGATGCTATTTTGTACCTGCAGTTAGCCACCAGTCTGGTACAGGAAGTAAAACCCGGAGCTATTTGTATTGCCGAAGACATGAGCGGGATGCCGGGCCTTTGCCGACCCATCGACCACGGAGGCGTTGGTTTTGATTACCGGTTGGGTATGGGAATACCGGATTATTGGATTAAATTATTAAAACACACTCGCGACGAAGATTGGAATATTTATGAAATGTGGGGCGTATTGACCAATCGGCGTTACCTCGAAAAAACCATTGCCTACGCCGAATCGCACGACCAAGCTTTAGTGGGTGATAAAACGCTGGCCTTTTGGCTCATGGATAAAGAAATGTACTTTCACATGAGTGTAGATGATCCTAATTTAGTTATCGACCGGGGCATTGCCTTGCATAAACTAATCCGGTTAATTACTATTTCCTTAGGCGGCGAAGGTTATTTAAACTTTATCGGTAATGAATTCGGGCATCCCGAGTGGGTGGATTTTCCACGGGAAGGTAATAACTGGAGCCATAAACACGCCCGCCGGCAATGGTCGCTGATTGATAACCCTAATTTAAAATACAAGTTTATGGGTAATTTTGATCGGGCAATGATTAAAACTATTCTGCAAAACCATGTTTTAGCTGCACCACAGGCGCAACAACTTAACATGGACACCGCAAATAATATTATTGCTTTTGAGCGGGCCAACTTAATCTTTGTTTTTAACTTTAGTATTCAAAATTCCCTATTCGGCTATACTTTTACAGTACCGCAACCCGGAACTTACCAACTTATCCTTACTTCTGATGAGGCTGATTTTGGGGGATTTAACCGCATCGATACCAGCATAGAATATTTCACTTACGAAGAAGAAGGCGTTTCTAAATTACGCATTTACAGTACCAATCGCACCGCACTGGTATTTAAAAAGAAGTAAAAAGCTTAAACCATTATATTTTTTAAATTTTAATTATTCCATTATCAGAAGCAGGAGCTACTCCTGCTTTTTTTATGGATATATCTTTATAGATTTTTAAATAGAAAAACACAAAATTTTAAAAAAATGCAACTAAGATAATAATCCGTTATTCTAAATATATAATTAGCAAGTAGCTTTTCTAATAATGCCGTTTTTGAAATAAAATATTGTAAATTGTTTACAATTAATTGTAAATATAACCTCCTTTTAAATTTAAATAATGGACAGAAGAGAAGCTATGCTGCGAGTGGCTGCTTTAATGGGTAGTGCCATTTCCGCTCCGCTCCTATCCGGCCTGTTGTACAGTTGCGAAACTAAAACCAGCAACAACCAAGACACTAAAACCACTACCCTTGTCTCGGATAAGCATAAGGCCATGATTCAGGAAATCACCGAAATTATTATTCCGGCTACCAGTACTCCTGGTGCTAAAGAAGCCAAAGTACCGGAATATGTGTTAATTATGTTGGCTGATTGCTATCCGGAAAAAGACCAGCAACGGTTTTTTAAAGGTTTAGATACCCTGGACGAACGCGCCAAACAAGCGCACGGCACCGAATTCCTGGACTGCAAACCTGAACAGCAATTGGCTTTACTAAACAAAGAAGATGCTTTAGCCAAAGCCGAACGTGACGAGCAAAACAGAATAAAAGCCCAGGCTAAAACGCGGGAAGAAAAAGAGAAAGAAGTGGAGCCCTCCTTCTTTTCAATGATGAAGGAAATGACTTTAGTAGGTTATTTTACTTCGGAACCAGGCGCCACCAAAGCTTTGGCCTACGTGCACGTACCGGGCCGGTTTGAAGGTTGTACCCCCCTGACACCGGGCCAAAAAGGTTGGGCTACTTAATCAAGGCTATTTATTTTCTGAATAGCTCCTTTCATTTATTAAATTTTTAAATTTTTAGCATTTTCTTTTCCATGAATATAAACGGTAAAGCAAAAGAACAAAATACCTATGACGCCATCGTTATTGGTTCCGGCATCAGTGGTGGCTGGGCTGCCAAAGAACTCACCGAAAAGGGTTTAAAAGTGTTATTACTCGAACGGGGCCGTAATGTGGAGCACGTAAAAGATTATACCACCGCCATGAAACACCCCTGGGAATTTGCCCACCGGGGTAAAATTACTTTAGCCCAAAAAGAAACCCATCCTTATTTAAGCCGGGATTATCCTTATAACGAAACCAACGAAAGTTTCTGGATAAACGATAATGATGCGCCTTACAGCGAAAAAAAACGGTTTGATTGGTACCGCGGTAATATTGTGGGTGGCAAATCGATTATGTGGGGCCGGCAATCTTACCGGCTTGCTGACCTGGATTTTGAAGCCAACGCCAAACAAAGTATCGGAGTAGATTGGCCCATCCGGTATAAAGATATAGCGCCTTGGTACGATTACGTTGAAAAATTTGCGGGTATTAGCGGCGCCAAAGAAAATATCCCGCATTTGCCGGATGGCGAGTTTTTACCCCCCATGGAACTCAACTGCGTAGAGAAAGATGTAAAAAAACACATCGAATCTAAGTTCAAAGGCCGGCATTTGACTATCGGGCGGGTAGCTAACTTAACGCAGCCGCACAATGGACGGGCCTCGTGCCAATACCGGAACTTATGTAGCCGCGGTTGCCCCTACGGCGCTTATTTCAGTACGCAGGCTTCTACCCTGCCCGCTGCCATGAAAACGGGTAACCTTACCCTACAGCCACACTCGCTGGTGAGTAACATTATCTTCGATGAAAAATTAAATAAAGCTACCGGCGTAACGGTAATTAATACCCAAACCAGTGCCACCACTGATTACTTTGCCAAAATTATTTTTGTAAACGGTTCAACTTTAGGTACTACTTTCGTTCTGCTCAATTCTATTTCAAATCGTTTCCCCAATGGTTTAGGTAGTTCCAGCGGTCAGTTAGGCCATAATTTAATGGATCATCATTTCCGGATTGGGGCCACCGGCGAAGCCGAAGGTTTTGATGATCAATATTACTACGGTCGTCGTGCAAACGGCATCTATATTCCGCGTTTTAGAAACTTAGGTGATGAAAAACGCGATTACGTTCGGGGCTTTGGTTACCAGGGCGGGGCCAGCCGGGATAGTTGGATGCGTGGAGTAGCCGAAATGGGTATTGGCGCTAACTTTAAAGATGAGCTTTCGAAGCCTGGCCAGTGGAAGATGAACTTAACCGGCTTTGGTGAATGCCTGCCGTATTACGAAAATCAGGTACTCTTAAATAAAGAGACAAAAGATAAGTGGGGCTTACCAACATTGGATATTGATGCCGAGTTTAAAGACAACGAGATGAAAATGCGGAAAGACATGATGAACGATGCCGCCGAAATGCTGGAAGCTGCCGGTCTCAAAAATGTGACCACCTACGATAACGGTTCTTATCCCGGCATGGCTATCCACGAAATGGGTACCGCTCGCATGGGTCGCGATCCAAAAACTTCGGTACTAAATGCTTTTAATCAATTGCACGAAGTAAAAAATGTATTTGTAACCGATGGCGCCTGCATGACTTCAGCTGCCTGTCAAAATCCATCGCTTACCTACATGGCCTTAACGGCCCGGGCTGCTGATTTTGCCGTTAAAGAACTGAAGAAAGGTAATATCGCCTGATAAATTCACAAACCAATAACAGAAAAGGCCGACTAAATGTCGGCCTTTTCTGTTATTCAAGTAATAATCAACAATAAAATTTAAAAAATCAGGCTTGCTCTACTACTTTTTCCAGAACATCCAGAATTTCTTCGGAGGTTTTTTCCCAGGTAAGAGATTCAATATCCTGGTACGAATCAGCAATTACTTTTTCGCGTAAAGCTTCATCTTCCAGTAAAGCAAGAATGTGCGCAGCCATAGTTTCAATATCATTGTAATCTGCTTTTAAAGCACTGTGCAGTACTTCCGCGGCCCCTGATTGGTTAGAGATAACCGCCGGCACCCCAAACTGTGCTGCTTCTATGGCGGATAAGCCAAAAGGCTCCGATACCGAAGGCATACAATACACATCCGCAATAGCCAATAAGTTTTCTACTTTCTCGCGATCCAGGAAGCCGGTAAATTCAAATTTGTTATCCAGTTGTAAATATTGGTCTGAGGTTAACAGTTCTTGCAACTGATTACCCGTGCCCGCCATTACAAATTGCACATCTTTGTTTTTCTCCAATACTTTGGCGGCAATGTCTAGGAAATAGGCGGCACCTTTTTGTTCGGTTATCCGGCCCAAAAACAAAACAATTTTATCTGCGTCCGGTGCTTTATCTTTCCGAACCGGTTGCTTCGAGTCTATGCCATTGTAAACTGGTTGTATCCGCTCCGGCAAAATACCATACTGGGTTTGTATGATTTTAGCCGTATACTCACTTACCGGAATAATAAAATCGGCTTTATCCAAAGCTTGTTTTTCCAATTCGTAAATCCAGCCTTGGCTGTCTTTACCGGCCCGGTCGTAGCTTAAAGAGTGCACGTGCACGACTAATGGTTTGCCGCTCACCAATTTTAACTCTACCCCCGCTAAAAAGGTCATCCAATCGTGGGCATAAATAATATCAAAATCTTTATGCGAAGCCAGCCGGGTAGCATAGCGGGCATATTGAATAACCGCGGAGTTGGCATCCATTTTTTCCAGGCTGGTGTGGCCAAATACATTTAATTCTTCCACCGGCTCGGTAATGGTTACTGGATGATAAGCAACTTTAACCGGTGGAGTTGTGGTAGCTGTATTTTCTATTAGTTCGCTCTTTGTTTCCGGTACAATAGTCAATGCTTCTTCAGCATTTTCGTAAGGCAGAATATTAGCGGGTACATACATCACATCACCAAAAGCAGAATACTCCGGCTTAGTAAACGCTGCTTTAATGTTTTGAATATCGATGTTGTTAAGGCCCGTTAAATCAACATTTTGCAAAATAAAATCCGGATCCGATTTAGGTAGGATCAGCGTAAGATCGACCTTTCCGGCCAGAGATTTAGAGATACCATAACAGGCAGCACCCAATCCGCCGGCAACAATTGGGGGAAATTCCCAACCTAACATCAATACTTTTAGCTTTCTCATGTAAGTAACTTCTTTAACAACGTCTGAAATAGAACCAATAAATTATTTATTTATGAATTATTCTTATTTACTAAGTAAATAATCAAAAAATGCTATATATATTTGTTATATTTCTTTATTAAACTAAACATTCCAAAGAAGTATACGAGAATTCAACTTCTCTACTTACCTTTAACAACAACGAATTTTTAGTTAGATTTTAAACATTAACCACAATAAAGTTAATGCATTTAATAATATCGTAATTTTTTTACGAATTTAGTAAAGAATTATGAAAACGAATAAATATTTTTAAAATTATTATTTTTTTTCTTATTCAATTCTATTCTGCTGCTCATCAACTAAATAAAGTTTAATGCCATTATATGGAAAATATAATCCACGAAGGTAATTACATGATAAATGACCTGACAAACAGAAAAGGAGAACTGTTTCCGGGTACTATACTGGATTGCAAACACGAAAATAATAACTTTTACTTTTACTGCGATAACAATGTTATTCTGCATATAAAAGCTTTAACCGATAAAATAATCCGGTTTCG
Proteins encoded in this window:
- a CDS encoding acetyl-CoA carboxylase biotin carboxyl carrier protein subunit: MLQVKTANGKVWQVDIKKDVILVDNSSFSWDLVPLGLNRFHIIYNHQSFNAELIKADYAAKTFTIKVNGFLHELALQDRFDLLLEKMGMSQVNSKKINEVKAPMPGLILDIKVSVGQEVKKGDPLVILEAMKMENILKSPDDGTVKAIKVAVRQNVEKNQVILEF
- the pyrH gene encoding UMP kinase, translating into MKYKRILLKLSGEALMGEQQYGIDTKRLIQYAHEIKSAAELGAEIAVVIGGGNIYRGSQAESMGLDRVQGDYMGMLATVINSMALQSALEKEGITTRLLSGINIQQVCEPYIRRRAMRHLEKGRVVIFGAGIGSPYFTTDSAASLRAVEIEADVVLKGTRVDGIYTADPEKNPDAVRFTHLTFQDVFEKNLNVMDMTAFTLCKENDLPIIVFDMNRAGNLRRILEGDDSVGTLVSS
- the frr gene encoding ribosome recycling factor, giving the protein MEEEIQFYLSEAEESMAKALQHTSIELSKIRAGKASPAMIEDLKVDYYGTATPISQVANISTPDTRTLLIKPWEKNMLGEINKAIKNSDLGLNPLQEADAVRLNIPALTEQRRRDLVKQAKGEGESGKVRVRNIRKDVNESLRKLLKEGAAEDAIKDAEVKVQKLTDSYIVKVDDLLSKKETEIMTI
- a CDS encoding alpha amylase C-terminal domain-containing protein, giving the protein MEEIENTPQLVKDDGWLSPFAPDIIERQNQFNLTLEQIQQQYGSLRHFANQHQYLGINYDAKNEGWWYREWAPAARQLFLIGDFNDWNRQSHSLQKNAQGIWEIFLPDQEYASRFGHQTKVKVHVDAANGRLDRIPPYIRRAVQDPVSYDFAGQVWLPEEPFIWTDEAFAVSTITEPVIYECHVGMAQEKEGVGTYREFADEILPRIARGGYNCLQLMAVMEHPYYGSFGYHVSNFFSPTSRFGSPEDLKYLVNEAHQLGMAVIMDVVHSHAVKNVAEGLANFDGSDDQYFHSGPQGFHPGWDSRLFNYGKPEVRQFLLSNLKYWLEEFHFDGFRFDGVTSMLYLHHGEGVAFDNYSKYFQEGVDNDAILYLQLATSLVQEVKPGAICIAEDMSGMPGLCRPIDHGGVGFDYRLGMGIPDYWIKLLKHTRDEDWNIYEMWGVLTNRRYLEKTIAYAESHDQALVGDKTLAFWLMDKEMYFHMSVDDPNLVIDRGIALHKLIRLITISLGGEGYLNFIGNEFGHPEWVDFPREGNNWSHKHARRQWSLIDNPNLKYKFMGNFDRAMIKTILQNHVLAAPQAQQLNMDTANNIIAFERANLIFVFNFSIQNSLFGYTFTVPQPGTYQLILTSDEADFGGFNRIDTSIEYFTYEEEGVSKLRIYSTNRTALVFKKK
- a CDS encoding gluconate 2-dehydrogenase subunit 3 family protein; this translates as MDRREAMLRVAALMGSAISAPLLSGLLYSCETKTSNNQDTKTTTLVSDKHKAMIQEITEIIIPATSTPGAKEAKVPEYVLIMLADCYPEKDQQRFFKGLDTLDERAKQAHGTEFLDCKPEQQLALLNKEDALAKAERDEQNRIKAQAKTREEKEKEVEPSFFSMMKEMTLVGYFTSEPGATKALAYVHVPGRFEGCTPLTPGQKGWAT
- a CDS encoding GMC oxidoreductase, yielding MNINGKAKEQNTYDAIVIGSGISGGWAAKELTEKGLKVLLLERGRNVEHVKDYTTAMKHPWEFAHRGKITLAQKETHPYLSRDYPYNETNESFWINDNDAPYSEKKRFDWYRGNIVGGKSIMWGRQSYRLADLDFEANAKQSIGVDWPIRYKDIAPWYDYVEKFAGISGAKENIPHLPDGEFLPPMELNCVEKDVKKHIESKFKGRHLTIGRVANLTQPHNGRASCQYRNLCSRGCPYGAYFSTQASTLPAAMKTGNLTLQPHSLVSNIIFDEKLNKATGVTVINTQTSATTDYFAKIIFVNGSTLGTTFVLLNSISNRFPNGLGSSSGQLGHNLMDHHFRIGATGEAEGFDDQYYYGRRANGIYIPRFRNLGDEKRDYVRGFGYQGGASRDSWMRGVAEMGIGANFKDELSKPGQWKMNLTGFGECLPYYENQVLLNKETKDKWGLPTLDIDAEFKDNEMKMRKDMMNDAAEMLEAAGLKNVTTYDNGSYPGMAIHEMGTARMGRDPKTSVLNAFNQLHEVKNVFVTDGACMTSAACQNPSLTYMALTARAADFAVKELKKGNIA
- a CDS encoding glycosyltransferase, which codes for MRKLKVLMLGWEFPPIVAGGLGAACYGISKSLAGKVDLTLILPKSDPDFILQNVDLTGLNNIDIQNIKAAFTKPEYSAFGDVMYVPANILPYENAEEALTIVPETKSELIENTATTTPPVKVAYHPVTITEPVEELNVFGHTSLEKMDANSAVIQYARYATRLASHKDFDIIYAHDWMTFLAGVELKLVSGKPLVVHVHSLSYDRAGKDSQGWIYELEKQALDKADFIIPVSEYTAKIIQTQYGILPERIQPVYNGIDSKQPVRKDKAPDADKIVLFLGRITEQKGAAYFLDIAAKVLEKNKDVQFVMAGTGNQLQELLTSDQYLQLDNKFEFTGFLDREKVENLLAIADVYCMPSVSEPFGLSAIEAAQFGVPAVISNQSGAAEVLHSALKADYNDIETMAAHILALLEDEALREKVIADSYQDIESLTWEKTSEEILDVLEKVVEQA